The DNA window GCCGCCGCCTGTCCGACCGCGCGGGCCCAGGTCCGCCGCTCGGCCCGGCCCCCGCCGTCGCCCAGATAGGCGCCCAGGAACCGCAGCCGATCGGTCGCGCTCGCCTGCGGTCCGAGCGTGCGGGCGAGCTGCATCAGGTTCTTCACGCGCCGCCGGCGCCCGACCCGCCGGAGCACGCGCACGCGCTCGAGGTCGAGCAGGACGCAGCGCGGATCGCCGGGCGGCCCGCTGACGAGGACGTTCACGTCCTTCAGGTCGTTATGGTACACGCCCGCGGCGTGCAGCCGCCGGAACAGATCACCGAGCGCCCGCGCGAGGGCGCGCCGGCCGGCCCGCCGCCGCCCGGCGTCGGGCTCGCCGAGGATCGCCTGCCAGCACCGGTTGGCGGTCAGCGCCCCCGGGACCTCGCGCGTGACGAAGAAGCTCTTCCTGAGGACGCCGGCGCGCCGGACTTCGACGGCGGCGAGCGCCTCGGGGGTGGAGAAGCCTCGCGCGCGGAGGGCGCGCGCCGCGTGCCAGGCGGCCAGGGCCGGCGAGAGGCCCCAGAGGCTCGCGAGCGCCACGCGCCAGGCAAACACGTTGTAGCGCTTCACGAAGAGCCGGCCGGCCGGCGTGGTGATCGTCCCGACGGCGACCTTGGGCTGCAGCTTCACCACCTCGCAGTCCGGACGCGTGAGCAGCCGGTCGGGATCGCCGCCGGGCGCGACGTCGGCGAGCCTCACTCCGGGTGCGAGCCAGGCACGGAGCCCGCCGCGGATGAGGGATGGTCGCGGATCACCGCTCACGCGCCACCTCCGCGAGGAACGTCTCCACGCGCTCGAGGTGCGCGTCCCACGGCAGCCGCTCGGCCAGCCGTCGCGCCGCGTGGCCGAAGGTGGGGCCCTCGGGCCCGAGCGCCCGGGCGAGCGCGGCGCCGAGCGCCTCCAGGTCCTCGGGATCGTCGACGACGAGGGCCGCCAGCGGCCCGTCGAGGAGCTCGGCGGCGCCCGTCCGCCGGCTGGTGACGACGGGCACGCCGGCGGCGCAGGCCTCGAGCACGACGTTGCCGAAAGCCTCCTGCCGTGAAGGCACGCAGACCACATCCGCCGCGGCGAGGAGCGCGGCGACGTCGTCGCGTGGACCGGTCACGGCCACGCGGCCGGCGAGCCGGCTCGCCTCGCGGCGGTAGGCGCCGAGCCGCTCGTCGCCGCCCACCAGTGCCAGGACGGCGTGCGGCGGCGGGGCGGTCCGCCAGAGCCCGAGCAGCAGGTCGAAGCCCTTGCGCCGGAACCCGGTGCCGATCGCCACGCAGAGGCGCGTCCCGTCCTCGACGCCGAGCTCGCGCCGCACGGCGGGGCCGAGGAGCGCGCGCTCGGCGGGGTGGAAGCGCTCGAGGTCGACGCCGTTGTAGATGACCGCGATCCGCTCGCGCGGTACGCCGTAATCGCCGGCCACCTCGTCGCGCACGCGTGCCGACACGGCCAGCACCCGGCGGTGGCCGCCGGGGGCGAGCTGCCGCCGCTCGAGCCACAGAATGGCGCGATGGTACGGGCCGAGCGGCGCCCGCCGCAGCCCCGCCGCCCGCATGCGGGCGAGGTACGTCCGGTGCGTGCCTCCGCCGACGCGCACCACGTCCTGCCGCGCCGTGCGGCCGAAGCCCACCACCACGTCCCAGCGCTCGCGCGCGACGAGCCGCGGGGCGGCGAAGGCGAACGATACGAGGCGGGCGAATCGCCCGGCGCGCACGATGGGCACGCGGTGCAGCGTCACGCCGGGGAGCACCCCGCCGCCACCCGCGCAGAACACGTGCACGTCGTGCCCGCGCCTCGCAAGTCCGGCGGCGAGCCGGCGGAGATCCGCCTCCGTGCCGCCGCCCGCGAGCCGCCGGTGCATGAAGGCGACCCGCATCACGCCTCCCGGCCTCGGCCCAGCCAGAGCGCCCGCAGGCGGTAGCGCAGGTCGCGCGGGCGGAGCGCACGGGCGCGCGCGAGCGCGGCCCGCGCCCCGTCGAGGTCGCCCGCGGCGAGCCGCATGCTCGCGAGCCGGCCGTATCGACGCGCCTGGCGGCGCGTGAAGGCCGCGGAGCCGAGAACCGGGAGCACTTCCGGATGCTCGCGCACGAGCTTCTCGGCCAGCCGGATCGACTCCGCGCGGACCTTCTCGCGATCGCGCGCCACGCCGTCGGCGTGGACGTGGTAGGTGAACGCCGCGCGGTCGAGGAAGACCGCCCGGAAGCGCAGAGTGACGCGCAGCACCAGGTCCAGGTCGTCGAGGATGTCGAACGTCGCATCGAGCGGACCCGTCGCCTCGAGGCTGCGGCGGGTGAAGCACATGCCCTGCAGCTGCCCGAGGTTCCAGCGGAACACCTCGGCGACGCCGAGCGCGCGGCCGGCCAGCTGCCCGGCGACGCGCGGCGCGATCCACGGCCGGTCCGCCGGCAGCATGCGGCCGTTCTGGATCACCAGGTCGACGTCGGGATGCGCGCGGAGATAGGCAAGCGGCACGGCGAGCCGGCCCGGCAGCGCGAGGTCGTCCGAGTCGTGAAACGCGACGAAGGGCGCCCGCGCCGCCGCCAGGCCCAGGTTGCGCGCGGCCGCGATGCCGGCGTGCGGCCCGCGGATGGCCCGGACGCGCGGGTCGGGATGCGCACCGAGCAACGCCGCCGTGCCGTCGGTCGAGCCGTCGTCCACCACGATGAGCTCGAGGTCGACGCCCGTCTCCGAGAGCAGGCTCGCCAGGCTCACCCCGAGCACGTGCGCCCGGTTGAAGGTCGGCACGACGACCGAGACGTCCGGCACGGCGCTCACCCGTACGCCGTCACCGCCTCGTCGAACGCCGCGAACACGCCGTCGGTGAAGCCCTCGAGCGTGAAGCGCGTCACGAGACGCTGGTAGGCGGCGGCCCCGAGCCGGGCCCGCCGGGCCGGATCCCGCAGCAGCTCGACGAGCGCCCCGGCCAGGGCTGCCGCGTCGTCGGGCGGCACCAGCACGCCGCTCTCGCCGTCGACCAGCATCTCGGGGATGCCGCCGACCGCGGCGGCGACGATCGGGCGCCCGAGCGCCATGCCCTCGAGCAGCGCGAGCGGGAAGGGGTCACGCCGGGCGGGATGCACGAGGACGTCGAGCGCGTGCACGACGGGAAACGGGTTCGGGAGAAAGCCGCTCACCGTGACCGCGTCGCGCAGCCCGAGGGCGGCGATCCGCCGGTCGACACGCGCCGCGTAGGCCGCGTCCGGGAACGCGCCGACGAGGAGCGCCCGCACGTCGGGCAGCACGGCGCGCACTGCCGCGAGCGCCTCGACGAGGAGCGCCGGGTTCTTCCGCTCGTCGAGATTGCCGACCATGCCGATCGTCGGCACGCCGTTCGGGACGAGCCCGGGAGCGGCGGGCGCGGCGGCCTCGCGGGCGAGGCGCGCGACGTCCATCCCGTTGTAGACCACCCGGGCCCGCGTCCCGGGGCGAAAGTCGCCGAGCGCGCGCCGCGCGAGCGCCAGCGAGTCGGCCGACGGCGCGATCAGGGAGCGGGCGTGGCCGAGGAGGTGCTTGCGGTACGACGCGCCGTCCGCGTAGCTCGAGTAGACGTGCACCACCTGCGGGATGCGCCGCAGGCGGCCCGCGAGGAGGCAGGGCGGGAAGCTCGACAGCGTCGCCGAGTAGAAGAGGTCCGCCCCGCGCGCGCGGCGGGCCAGGCCGAGCGCCACGAGCGGCAGCCGGAGACGCGCCGGCCAGCCCCGCCAGCCGCGCAGCCCCGAAAGATAGGCGACCCGCTCGGCCGGCAGCCCGACCGCGGCGACGAGCGGGTCGGGCGCGGCCAGCACGTAGTCGAGCGTCCAGCCGTGGGCCGCCGCCGCATTCTCGAGGAGGCCGAGCGCGCGCAGCATGCCGGCGTGGGCCGGGTGGGCGAGCGCGACGACGGCTCGCCTCATGGCGTGCTGCCTCCCGCACCGGCCGGGTCGAAGGGACCGCCGCTCCGCATGAGCTCGCGGAAGCCGGTGCGCCGCGCGGTCGTTGTGGGGATGCGGTCGATCGCGCAGCGCCGCGCGATCGTCTTCGCCACCACCCAGCGCGCGAGCCGCCGGCGGCGCCGGCGCGAGAGCTCGCGGCCCGCGGCGTAGGCGTCGAGCACGCGCGCCCGATCGGTCAGGGTGAGGCCGGGGACGACGAAGCGCCCGAGCTGGACGAGGTTGCGGCGCGCACTCAGGGCGACTAGCAGGCGGCTCCGTCGCGTGCGGTCGTTGTCGAGAAAGACGAGGCGGCCGTCCGTCACCCGGACGTTCGGCGGCACGAGGTCCCCGTGCACGAAGCCGGCCTGGTGGAGCCGCGCCACCTCCGCGCCGAGCAGGCGGAGGAGCCGCCGCTTGGCCCGCCGCGCCTCGGGATCGCCGGTCGAATCGACGCGGCCGACGGCCTGCGCGAGATCCTCGCCGCCGACGTCCCGGGTGACCAGCAGGCCCGCCGCACCCCGGTGGGCAACGAGCAGGGCCTCGGGCGCGCCGAAGCCGGCCGCCGCGAGCACCCGGCTGACGCGAAACGCGCGCCTCGCCCGCCATCCCGCGGGCGCCGGGTAGAGCTTGGCGAAGAGCCGCTCGCTCCCGACCGCCAGCGGCAGGGTGCGGGCGTGGCGCGATGGCCGGCCCGAGCCATCCACCAGACGCGCGACGGACGCGACGTCGATGTCGACCGTCGGCTCGGCGAGGCCGCGCCAGCCGTCTCGTTCCCAGGCGACGTAGGGCGTCACGGCCCGCCCCCTTGGCCGTCGAGCGCGGCGTCGACCGTGGCCAGCACCCGATCGGTCGGGATCTCCCGCATGCACAGGCGGCCGATGGGACAGGCGCGCAGGAAGCAGGGGGCACACGGGGCGGCACCCCTGATCGCAAGCGCCTCGGAGCCGAGCGGTGCCGAGCGCTCGGCGCTCGTGGCACCCCACAGCGAGACCACCGGCTTGCCGAGCGCGGCCGCCAGATGGAG is part of the Deltaproteobacteria bacterium genome and encodes:
- a CDS encoding glycosyltransferase — encoded protein: MWSACLHGRRLSATSCSRPAPPACPSSPAGGRAPPSSSTGRWRPSSSTIPRTWRRSAPRSPGRSGPRAPPSATRRDGWPSGCRGTRTSSAWRRSSRRWRVSGDPRPSLIRGGLRAWLAPGVRLADVAPGGDPDRLLTRPDCEVVKLQPKVAVGTITTPAGRLFVKRYNVFAWRVALASLWGLSPALAAWHAARALRARGFSTPEALAAVEVRRAGVLRKSFFVTREVPGALTANRCWQAILGEPDAGRRRAGRRALARALGDLFRRLHAAGVYHNDLKDVNVLVSGPPGDPRCVLLDLERVRVLRRVGRRRRVKNLMQLARTLGPQASATDRLRFLGAYLGDGGGRAERRTWARAVGQAAARKDAGRPVTAPGPLPRVCCTVIAQDEEAMIEGCLASVAWCDEIVVVDGGSIDRTVSIARRFTHRVLSHAWPGHRAQKQFALEAATGEWVLNLDADERVSPELATEIRRALVDVPDGVGGFAVPRLVAYLGRWWYRGGWYPRPIVRLVRRSATRWGGTDPHERAVVAGEIRKLRAPIVHHTYGDISDHLRSINHLTTVAAAARVGRRLGAGQLVLEPLWRFVRAYLVARGIGEGFAGLFVAGTGAFYVFLRAAKVWELRVHAGAASATRAEGRRAPASS
- a CDS encoding glycosyltransferase family 4 protein, with translation MRVAFMHRRLAGGGTEADLRRLAAGLARRGHDVHVFCAGGGGVLPGVTLHRVPIVRAGRFARLVSFAFAAPRLVARERWDVVVGFGRTARQDVVRVGGGTHRTYLARMRAAGLRRAPLGPYHRAILWLERRQLAPGGHRRVLAVSARVRDEVAGDYGVPRERIAVIYNGVDLERFHPAERALLGPAVRRELGVEDGTRLCVAIGTGFRRKGFDLLLGLWRTAPPPHAVLALVGGDERLGAYRREASRLAGRVAVTGPRDDVAALLAAADVVCVPSRQEAFGNVVLEACAAGVPVVTSRRTGAAELLDGPLAALVVDDPEDLEALGAALARALGPEGPTFGHAARRLAERLPWDAHLERVETFLAEVARER
- a CDS encoding glycosyltransferase family 2 protein — translated: MSAVPDVSVVVPTFNRAHVLGVSLASLLSETGVDLELIVVDDGSTDGTAALLGAHPDPRVRAIRGPHAGIAAARNLGLAAARAPFVAFHDSDDLALPGRLAVPLAYLRAHPDVDLVIQNGRMLPADRPWIAPRVAGQLAGRALGVAEVFRWNLGQLQGMCFTRRSLEATGPLDATFDILDDLDLVLRVTLRFRAVFLDRAAFTYHVHADGVARDREKVRAESIRLAEKLVREHPEVLPVLGSAAFTRRQARRYGRLASMRLAAGDLDGARAALARARALRPRDLRYRLRALWLGRGREA
- a CDS encoding glycosyltransferase family 4 protein, whose product is MRRAVVALAHPAHAGMLRALGLLENAAAAHGWTLDYVLAAPDPLVAAVGLPAERVAYLSGLRGWRGWPARLRLPLVALGLARRARGADLFYSATLSSFPPCLLAGRLRRIPQVVHVYSSYADGASYRKHLLGHARSLIAPSADSLALARRALGDFRPGTRARVVYNGMDVARLAREAAAPAAPGLVPNGVPTIGMVGNLDERKNPALLVEALAAVRAVLPDVRALLVGAFPDAAYAARVDRRIAALGLRDAVTVSGFLPNPFPVVHALDVLVHPARRDPFPLALLEGMALGRPIVAAAVGGIPEMLVDGESGVLVPPDDAAALAGALVELLRDPARRARLGAAAYQRLVTRFTLEGFTDGVFAAFDEAVTAYG